Proteins encoded by one window of Candidatus Hydrogenedentota bacterium:
- a CDS encoding (2Fe-2S) ferredoxin domain-containing protein has protein sequence MHHQRRSSNTCVIVCTGKDCRDNGAKKVFSRLEDMLQERGLEGRVHLCKGGCLGECRRGPNVLVYPGGDWYGDVRPRDVGAILDSLAG, from the coding sequence ATGCACCACCAGCGAAGGTCTTCCAATACGTGCGTGATTGTGTGTACGGGCAAGGATTGCAGAGATAACGGGGCCAAGAAGGTCTTCAGCCGCTTGGAGGACATGTTACAGGAAAGGGGGCTTGAAGGCCGCGTTCACTTGTGTAAAGGCGGCTGCTTGGGTGAATGCCGGAGGGGCCCTAACGTGCTGGTGTATCCGGGGGGCGATTGGTATGGCGATGTGCGGCCCCGCGATGTGGGCGCAATTCTGGATTCCCTCGCCGGCTGA